A window of Maniola hyperantus chromosome 26, iAphHyp1.2, whole genome shotgun sequence contains these coding sequences:
- the hts gene encoding protein hu-li tai shao isoform X5 — protein MADTDTETLPNGTGPLSAEEEERLKQRPADIDADVREMERRKRVEALMSSKLFREELERVLDQQMHEGNDAPLLQRIREMVGGRLHTGSMRGPSCVLPINDIRGIEGVGYEKGEKILRCKLAAVYRLVDLFGWTQTSTSGQITARLNTAVESVLTTPRGLLPHEVTASSLVKVDMQGAVQDQGTTNFPVNVEGFSLHASVHSARPDVRCVLHVRSTGALAVSATKRGLLPLCNEAALLGDVAYHRVPNGLLDNEEQEKLVRALGPHAKILMLSGGGALCCGATLEEAFYQAKNLNAACEVQLRLASLPLDELTLLDEETRRQMYESSRKPPTDSAKWRVGGEEFEALMRMLDNAGFRTGYIYRHPLVKNDVPRPKNDVEVPPAVSSLGYLLEEEELYKQGLWKKGGLKAGERTRWLNSPNVYQKVEVLETGTHDPKKITKWVDANNEEWIQDGSPAHSGTPVKIDTLQFVPKNTNPKEFKQLQQQIKENRRADKISAGPQSHILEGVTWDEAAKLVGEDAANTHTGDHVVLMGAASKGIIQRGYQHNATVYSAPYARNPFDHVTDTEIDDYRRTVERKQRPDYDTDISESEAVSAAQVTSPNTAPSDTEDESRDEQRVLRIETKQAPVRSQPEVVLSDGEHTVNGDHSDAHQSTFSHSSKEGSPSKEVSTEESPKKDKKKKKGLRTPSFLKKKKEKKKDKSAPQPA, from the exons AtggcggatacggatacggagaCGCTGCCGAACGGCACCGGGCCCCTCTCGGCCGAGGAGGAGGAGCGGCTGAAGCAGCGCCCTGCAGACATCGACGCT GATGTCCGTGAAATGGAGCGACGGAAGCGAGTGGAAGCGCTGATGTCATCCAAGCTGTTCCGCGAGGAGTTGGAGAGGGTCCTGGATCAGCAGATGCACGAGGGGAATGACGCTCCACTGCTGCAGAGGATCAGGGAGATGGTTGGCGGGAGATTGCATACTGGCAGCATGAGG GGCCCCAGCTGTGTTCTTCCCATCAACGACATCAGAGGAATAGAGGGTGTGGGCTATGAGAAGGGAGAGAAGATCCTTCGGTGCAAGCTGGCGGCGGTGTACCGTCTTGTGGATTTATTTGGATGGACTCAGA CAAGCACTAGCGGTCAGATAACTGCCCGCCTGAACACCGCGGTGGAGTCAGTCCTTACAACGCCCCGCGGCCTCTTGCCGCACGAGGTGACGGCCTCGTCGCTGGTCAAGGTGGACATGCAGGGCGCCGTGCAGGACCAGGGCACCACCAACTTCCCCGTCAACGTTGAAG GTTTCTCGCTCCATGCGTCCGTCCACTCGGCGCGGCCCGACGTGCGCTGCGTGCTGCACGTGCGGTCCACGGGCGCGCTGGCCGTGTCCGCCACCAAGCGCGGGCTGCTGCCGCTGTGCAACGAGGCGGCGCTGCTGGGGGACGTGGCTTACCATCGTGTGCCCAATG GTCTTCTGGATAACGAAGAACAGGAGAAGCTCGTCCGAGCCCTGGGCCCTCACGCCAAGATCCTGATGCTGTCTGGAGGTGGCGCTCTCTGCTGTGGAGCAACCTTGGAGGAAGCCTTCTATCAGGCTAAGAACTTGAATGCTGCCTGCGAGGTTCAGCTTCGCTTAGCCTCATTGCCACTGGATGAACTGACGCTGCTTGACGAGGAGACTAGGCGACAG atgTACGAGTCGTCTCGCAAGCCCCCCACTGACTCGGCCAAGTGGCGCGTGGGAGGCGAGGAGTTCGAGGCGCTGATGCGGATGCTGGACAACGCTGGCTTCCGCACCGGGTACATCTACCGGCACCCGCTTGTCAAG AACGATGTACCGAGGCCCAAAAACGACGTGGAGGTCCCGCCGGCGGTGTCCTCACTCGGATACCTCTTGGAGGAAGAGGAACTCTACAAACAGGG GTTGTGGAAGAAGGGGGGGCTGAAGGCAGGCGAGCGCACGCGCTGGCTCAACTCGCCCAACGTGTACCAGAAGGTGGAGGTGCTGGAGACCGGCACGCATGACCCCAAGAAGATCACCAAG TGGGTGGACGCTAACAACGAAGAG TGGATACAAGACGGATCGCCGGCGCACTCGGGCACTCCGGTGAAGATCGACACCCTCCAGTTCGTGCCCAAAAATACCAACCCCAAGGAGTTCAAGCAGTTGCAGCAACAG ATCAAGGAAAATCGGCGTGCCGACAAAATCAGCGCTGGACCCCAATCGCACATTCTAGAAGGTGTGACGTGGGACGAGGCAGCCAAACTGGTCGGCGAGGACGCAGCCAACACGCACACTGGGGATCATGTC GTCTTAATGGGAGCAGCATCTAAGGGCATCATCCAGCGCGGGTACCAGCACAACGCCACAGTGTACAGCGCGCCCTACGCCCGGAACCCGTTCGACCACGTCACCGACACCGAGATAGACGACTACCGCCGCACCGTCGAGCGGAAACAACGCCCCGACT ATGACACAGACATATCTGAATCGGAGGCAGTCAGCGCGGCGCAAGTGACGTCACCAAACACGGCCCCGTCCGACACAGAGGACGAGTCGCGAGATG AACAACGCGTGTTGCGGATAGAGACCAAGCAAGCGCCGGTGCGCAGCCAACCGGAAGTTGTTCTGAGCGATG
- the hts gene encoding protein hu-li tai shao isoform X3: MADTDTETLPNGTGPLSAEEEERLKQRPADIDADVREMERRKRVEALMSSKLFREELERVLDQQMHEGNDAPLLQRIREMVGGRLHTGSMRGPSCVLPINDIRGIEGVGYEKGEKILRCKLAAVYRLVDLFGWTQTSTSGQITARLNTAVESVLTTPRGLLPHEVTASSLVKVDMQGAVQDQGTTNFPVNVEGFSLHASVHSARPDVRCVLHVRSTGALAVSATKRGLLPLCNEAALLGDVAYHRVPNGLLDNEEQEKLVRALGPHAKILMLSGGGALCCGATLEEAFYQAKNLNAACEVQLRLASLPLDELTLLDEETRRQMYESSRKPPTDSAKWRVGGEEFEALMRMLDNAGFRTGYIYRHPLVKNDVPRPKNDVEVPPAVSSLGYLLEEEELYKQGLWKKGGLKAGERTRWLNSPNVYQKVEVLETGTHDPKKITKWVDANNEEWIQDGSPAHSGTPVKIDTLQFVPKNTNPKEFKQLQQQIKENRRADKISAGPQSHILEGVTWDEAAKLVGEDAANTHTGDHVVLMGAASKGIIQRGYQHNATVYSAPYARNPFDHVTDTEIDDYRRTVERKQRPDYDTDISESEAVSAAQVTSPNTAPSDTEDESRDEQRVLRIETKQAPVRSQPEVVLSDVDTTDFLNAERNHADRTRDSQRDPNLLSDDEVFLDSTSSVPSGSGSVPIQGPVVIRTQYTAVQGTVGKGEHTVNGDHSDAHQSTFSHSSKEGSPSKEVSTEESPKKDKKKKKGLRTPSFLKKKKEKKKDKSAPQPA, from the exons AtggcggatacggatacggagaCGCTGCCGAACGGCACCGGGCCCCTCTCGGCCGAGGAGGAGGAGCGGCTGAAGCAGCGCCCTGCAGACATCGACGCT GATGTCCGTGAAATGGAGCGACGGAAGCGAGTGGAAGCGCTGATGTCATCCAAGCTGTTCCGCGAGGAGTTGGAGAGGGTCCTGGATCAGCAGATGCACGAGGGGAATGACGCTCCACTGCTGCAGAGGATCAGGGAGATGGTTGGCGGGAGATTGCATACTGGCAGCATGAGG GGCCCCAGCTGTGTTCTTCCCATCAACGACATCAGAGGAATAGAGGGTGTGGGCTATGAGAAGGGAGAGAAGATCCTTCGGTGCAAGCTGGCGGCGGTGTACCGTCTTGTGGATTTATTTGGATGGACTCAGA CAAGCACTAGCGGTCAGATAACTGCCCGCCTGAACACCGCGGTGGAGTCAGTCCTTACAACGCCCCGCGGCCTCTTGCCGCACGAGGTGACGGCCTCGTCGCTGGTCAAGGTGGACATGCAGGGCGCCGTGCAGGACCAGGGCACCACCAACTTCCCCGTCAACGTTGAAG GTTTCTCGCTCCATGCGTCCGTCCACTCGGCGCGGCCCGACGTGCGCTGCGTGCTGCACGTGCGGTCCACGGGCGCGCTGGCCGTGTCCGCCACCAAGCGCGGGCTGCTGCCGCTGTGCAACGAGGCGGCGCTGCTGGGGGACGTGGCTTACCATCGTGTGCCCAATG GTCTTCTGGATAACGAAGAACAGGAGAAGCTCGTCCGAGCCCTGGGCCCTCACGCCAAGATCCTGATGCTGTCTGGAGGTGGCGCTCTCTGCTGTGGAGCAACCTTGGAGGAAGCCTTCTATCAGGCTAAGAACTTGAATGCTGCCTGCGAGGTTCAGCTTCGCTTAGCCTCATTGCCACTGGATGAACTGACGCTGCTTGACGAGGAGACTAGGCGACAG atgTACGAGTCGTCTCGCAAGCCCCCCACTGACTCGGCCAAGTGGCGCGTGGGAGGCGAGGAGTTCGAGGCGCTGATGCGGATGCTGGACAACGCTGGCTTCCGCACCGGGTACATCTACCGGCACCCGCTTGTCAAG AACGATGTACCGAGGCCCAAAAACGACGTGGAGGTCCCGCCGGCGGTGTCCTCACTCGGATACCTCTTGGAGGAAGAGGAACTCTACAAACAGGG GTTGTGGAAGAAGGGGGGGCTGAAGGCAGGCGAGCGCACGCGCTGGCTCAACTCGCCCAACGTGTACCAGAAGGTGGAGGTGCTGGAGACCGGCACGCATGACCCCAAGAAGATCACCAAG TGGGTGGACGCTAACAACGAAGAG TGGATACAAGACGGATCGCCGGCGCACTCGGGCACTCCGGTGAAGATCGACACCCTCCAGTTCGTGCCCAAAAATACCAACCCCAAGGAGTTCAAGCAGTTGCAGCAACAG ATCAAGGAAAATCGGCGTGCCGACAAAATCAGCGCTGGACCCCAATCGCACATTCTAGAAGGTGTGACGTGGGACGAGGCAGCCAAACTGGTCGGCGAGGACGCAGCCAACACGCACACTGGGGATCATGTC GTCTTAATGGGAGCAGCATCTAAGGGCATCATCCAGCGCGGGTACCAGCACAACGCCACAGTGTACAGCGCGCCCTACGCCCGGAACCCGTTCGACCACGTCACCGACACCGAGATAGACGACTACCGCCGCACCGTCGAGCGGAAACAACGCCCCGACT ATGACACAGACATATCTGAATCGGAGGCAGTCAGCGCGGCGCAAGTGACGTCACCAAACACGGCCCCGTCCGACACAGAGGACGAGTCGCGAGATG AACAACGCGTGTTGCGGATAGAGACCAAGCAAGCGCCGGTGCGCAGCCAACCGGAAGTTGTTCTGAGCGATG TGGACACGACAGATTTCTTGAATGCCGAGCGGAATCACGCCGACCGGACTAGag ATTCGCAACGGGATCCGAACCTACTGTCCGATGACGAAGTGTTCCTGGACTCCACGTCGTCTGTACCGTCGGGGTCTGGCTCTGTGCCTATCCAAGGACCAGTCGTGATTCGAACCCAGTATACTGCCGTTCAGGGCACGGTGGGCAAAG
- the hts gene encoding protein hu-li tai shao isoform X4, producing the protein MADTDTETLPNGTGPLSAEEEERLKQRPADIDADVREMERRKRVEALMSSKLFREELERVLDQQMHEGNDAPLLQRIREMVGGRLHTGSMRGPSCVLPINDIRGIEGVGYEKGEKILRCKLAAVYRLVDLFGWTQTSTSGQITARLNTAVESVLTTPRGLLPHEVTASSLVKVDMQGAVQDQGTTNFPVNVEGFSLHASVHSARPDVRCVLHVRSTGALAVSATKRGLLPLCNEAALLGDVAYHRVPNGLLDNEEQEKLVRALGPHAKILMLSGGGALCCGATLEEAFYQAKNLNAACEVQLRLASLPLDELTLLDEETRRQMYESSRKPPTDSAKWRVGGEEFEALMRMLDNAGFRTGYIYRHPLVKNDVPRPKNDVEVPPAVSSLGYLLEEEELYKQGLWKKGGLKAGERTRWLNSPNVYQKVEVLETGTHDPKKITKWVDANNEEWIQDGSPAHSGTPVKIDTLQFVPKNTNPKEFKQLQQQIKENRRADKISAGPQSHILEGVTWDEAAKLVGEDAANTHTGDHVVLMGAASKGIIQRGYQHNATVYSAPYARNPFDHVTDTEIDDYRRTVERKQRPDYDTDISESEAVSAAQVTSPNTAPSDTEDESRDEQRVLRIETKQAPVRSQPEVVLSDVDTTDFLNAERNHADRTRGEHTVNGDHSDAHQSTFSHSSKEGSPSKEVSTEESPKKDKKKKKGLRTPSFLKKKKEKKKDKSAPQPA; encoded by the exons AtggcggatacggatacggagaCGCTGCCGAACGGCACCGGGCCCCTCTCGGCCGAGGAGGAGGAGCGGCTGAAGCAGCGCCCTGCAGACATCGACGCT GATGTCCGTGAAATGGAGCGACGGAAGCGAGTGGAAGCGCTGATGTCATCCAAGCTGTTCCGCGAGGAGTTGGAGAGGGTCCTGGATCAGCAGATGCACGAGGGGAATGACGCTCCACTGCTGCAGAGGATCAGGGAGATGGTTGGCGGGAGATTGCATACTGGCAGCATGAGG GGCCCCAGCTGTGTTCTTCCCATCAACGACATCAGAGGAATAGAGGGTGTGGGCTATGAGAAGGGAGAGAAGATCCTTCGGTGCAAGCTGGCGGCGGTGTACCGTCTTGTGGATTTATTTGGATGGACTCAGA CAAGCACTAGCGGTCAGATAACTGCCCGCCTGAACACCGCGGTGGAGTCAGTCCTTACAACGCCCCGCGGCCTCTTGCCGCACGAGGTGACGGCCTCGTCGCTGGTCAAGGTGGACATGCAGGGCGCCGTGCAGGACCAGGGCACCACCAACTTCCCCGTCAACGTTGAAG GTTTCTCGCTCCATGCGTCCGTCCACTCGGCGCGGCCCGACGTGCGCTGCGTGCTGCACGTGCGGTCCACGGGCGCGCTGGCCGTGTCCGCCACCAAGCGCGGGCTGCTGCCGCTGTGCAACGAGGCGGCGCTGCTGGGGGACGTGGCTTACCATCGTGTGCCCAATG GTCTTCTGGATAACGAAGAACAGGAGAAGCTCGTCCGAGCCCTGGGCCCTCACGCCAAGATCCTGATGCTGTCTGGAGGTGGCGCTCTCTGCTGTGGAGCAACCTTGGAGGAAGCCTTCTATCAGGCTAAGAACTTGAATGCTGCCTGCGAGGTTCAGCTTCGCTTAGCCTCATTGCCACTGGATGAACTGACGCTGCTTGACGAGGAGACTAGGCGACAG atgTACGAGTCGTCTCGCAAGCCCCCCACTGACTCGGCCAAGTGGCGCGTGGGAGGCGAGGAGTTCGAGGCGCTGATGCGGATGCTGGACAACGCTGGCTTCCGCACCGGGTACATCTACCGGCACCCGCTTGTCAAG AACGATGTACCGAGGCCCAAAAACGACGTGGAGGTCCCGCCGGCGGTGTCCTCACTCGGATACCTCTTGGAGGAAGAGGAACTCTACAAACAGGG GTTGTGGAAGAAGGGGGGGCTGAAGGCAGGCGAGCGCACGCGCTGGCTCAACTCGCCCAACGTGTACCAGAAGGTGGAGGTGCTGGAGACCGGCACGCATGACCCCAAGAAGATCACCAAG TGGGTGGACGCTAACAACGAAGAG TGGATACAAGACGGATCGCCGGCGCACTCGGGCACTCCGGTGAAGATCGACACCCTCCAGTTCGTGCCCAAAAATACCAACCCCAAGGAGTTCAAGCAGTTGCAGCAACAG ATCAAGGAAAATCGGCGTGCCGACAAAATCAGCGCTGGACCCCAATCGCACATTCTAGAAGGTGTGACGTGGGACGAGGCAGCCAAACTGGTCGGCGAGGACGCAGCCAACACGCACACTGGGGATCATGTC GTCTTAATGGGAGCAGCATCTAAGGGCATCATCCAGCGCGGGTACCAGCACAACGCCACAGTGTACAGCGCGCCCTACGCCCGGAACCCGTTCGACCACGTCACCGACACCGAGATAGACGACTACCGCCGCACCGTCGAGCGGAAACAACGCCCCGACT ATGACACAGACATATCTGAATCGGAGGCAGTCAGCGCGGCGCAAGTGACGTCACCAAACACGGCCCCGTCCGACACAGAGGACGAGTCGCGAGATG AACAACGCGTGTTGCGGATAGAGACCAAGCAAGCGCCGGTGCGCAGCCAACCGGAAGTTGTTCTGAGCGATG TGGACACGACAGATTTCTTGAATGCCGAGCGGAATCACGCCGACCGGACTAGag
- the hts gene encoding protein hu-li tai shao isoform X6 gives MADTDTETLPNGTGPLSAEEEERLKQRPADIDADVREMERRKRVEALMSSKLFREELERVLDQQMHEGNDAPLLQRIREMVGGRLHTGSMRGPSCVLPINDIRGIEGVGYEKGEKILRCKLAAVYRLVDLFGWTQTSTSGQITARLNTAVESVLTTPRGLLPHEVTASSLVKVDMQGAVQDQGTTNFPVNVEGFSLHASVHSARPDVRCVLHVRSTGALAVSATKRGLLPLCNEAALLGDVAYHRVPNGLLDNEEQEKLVRALGPHAKILMLSGGGALCCGATLEEAFYQAKNLNAACEVQLRLASLPLDELTLLDEETRRQMYESSRKPPTDSAKWRVGGEEFEALMRMLDNAGFRTGYIYRHPLVKNDVPRPKNDVEVPPAVSSLGYLLEEEELYKQGLWKKGGLKAGERTRWLNSPNVYQKVEVLETGTHDPKKITKWIQDGSPAHSGTPVKIDTLQFVPKNTNPKEFKQLQQQIKENRRADKISAGPQSHILEGVTWDEAAKLVGEDAANTHTGDHVVLMGAASKGIIQRGYQHNATVYSAPYARNPFDHVTDTEIDDYRRTVERKQRPDYDTDISESEAVSAAQVTSPNTAPSDTEDESRDEQRVLRIETKQAPVRSQPEVVLSDGEHTVNGDHSDAHQSTFSHSSKEGSPSKEVSTEESPKKDKKKKKGLRTPSFLKKKKEKKKDKSAPQPA, from the exons AtggcggatacggatacggagaCGCTGCCGAACGGCACCGGGCCCCTCTCGGCCGAGGAGGAGGAGCGGCTGAAGCAGCGCCCTGCAGACATCGACGCT GATGTCCGTGAAATGGAGCGACGGAAGCGAGTGGAAGCGCTGATGTCATCCAAGCTGTTCCGCGAGGAGTTGGAGAGGGTCCTGGATCAGCAGATGCACGAGGGGAATGACGCTCCACTGCTGCAGAGGATCAGGGAGATGGTTGGCGGGAGATTGCATACTGGCAGCATGAGG GGCCCCAGCTGTGTTCTTCCCATCAACGACATCAGAGGAATAGAGGGTGTGGGCTATGAGAAGGGAGAGAAGATCCTTCGGTGCAAGCTGGCGGCGGTGTACCGTCTTGTGGATTTATTTGGATGGACTCAGA CAAGCACTAGCGGTCAGATAACTGCCCGCCTGAACACCGCGGTGGAGTCAGTCCTTACAACGCCCCGCGGCCTCTTGCCGCACGAGGTGACGGCCTCGTCGCTGGTCAAGGTGGACATGCAGGGCGCCGTGCAGGACCAGGGCACCACCAACTTCCCCGTCAACGTTGAAG GTTTCTCGCTCCATGCGTCCGTCCACTCGGCGCGGCCCGACGTGCGCTGCGTGCTGCACGTGCGGTCCACGGGCGCGCTGGCCGTGTCCGCCACCAAGCGCGGGCTGCTGCCGCTGTGCAACGAGGCGGCGCTGCTGGGGGACGTGGCTTACCATCGTGTGCCCAATG GTCTTCTGGATAACGAAGAACAGGAGAAGCTCGTCCGAGCCCTGGGCCCTCACGCCAAGATCCTGATGCTGTCTGGAGGTGGCGCTCTCTGCTGTGGAGCAACCTTGGAGGAAGCCTTCTATCAGGCTAAGAACTTGAATGCTGCCTGCGAGGTTCAGCTTCGCTTAGCCTCATTGCCACTGGATGAACTGACGCTGCTTGACGAGGAGACTAGGCGACAG atgTACGAGTCGTCTCGCAAGCCCCCCACTGACTCGGCCAAGTGGCGCGTGGGAGGCGAGGAGTTCGAGGCGCTGATGCGGATGCTGGACAACGCTGGCTTCCGCACCGGGTACATCTACCGGCACCCGCTTGTCAAG AACGATGTACCGAGGCCCAAAAACGACGTGGAGGTCCCGCCGGCGGTGTCCTCACTCGGATACCTCTTGGAGGAAGAGGAACTCTACAAACAGGG GTTGTGGAAGAAGGGGGGGCTGAAGGCAGGCGAGCGCACGCGCTGGCTCAACTCGCCCAACGTGTACCAGAAGGTGGAGGTGCTGGAGACCGGCACGCATGACCCCAAGAAGATCACCAAG TGGATACAAGACGGATCGCCGGCGCACTCGGGCACTCCGGTGAAGATCGACACCCTCCAGTTCGTGCCCAAAAATACCAACCCCAAGGAGTTCAAGCAGTTGCAGCAACAG ATCAAGGAAAATCGGCGTGCCGACAAAATCAGCGCTGGACCCCAATCGCACATTCTAGAAGGTGTGACGTGGGACGAGGCAGCCAAACTGGTCGGCGAGGACGCAGCCAACACGCACACTGGGGATCATGTC GTCTTAATGGGAGCAGCATCTAAGGGCATCATCCAGCGCGGGTACCAGCACAACGCCACAGTGTACAGCGCGCCCTACGCCCGGAACCCGTTCGACCACGTCACCGACACCGAGATAGACGACTACCGCCGCACCGTCGAGCGGAAACAACGCCCCGACT ATGACACAGACATATCTGAATCGGAGGCAGTCAGCGCGGCGCAAGTGACGTCACCAAACACGGCCCCGTCCGACACAGAGGACGAGTCGCGAGATG AACAACGCGTGTTGCGGATAGAGACCAAGCAAGCGCCGGTGCGCAGCCAACCGGAAGTTGTTCTGAGCGATG